A region of Nitrososphaerota archaeon DNA encodes the following proteins:
- a CDS encoding transketolase, translating into MEAGQEVIRLREIARTTRKLILESLAEAGSGHPGGSLSAVELLVTLFFSVMHHDPKNPSSPDRDRFYLSKGHAAPLLYAILAEAGYFPVEELMTLRKMGSRLQGHPSMGVPGVEAPAGSEGIGLSLGVGTALAAKLDRKSYRTYVLMGDGEQQEGQVWEAAMSASKYKLDNLTAMIDRNGIQQDGLTEQIMPLEPLAAKWRAFNWNVIEVDGYDFSQLQDGFDLAASTRNRPTVIIAHTVKGKGISFMEWSPHYHGTAPTKDKLSSVLSELR; encoded by the coding sequence ATGGAGGCGGGGCAAGAGGTCATCAGGCTAAGGGAAATCGCCAGAACCACGAGGAAGTTAATCCTTGAGAGCCTCGCCGAAGCTGGCTCAGGGCACCCGGGCGGCTCCCTCTCCGCGGTGGAACTTCTGGTGACGCTCTTCTTCAGTGTCATGCACCATGACCCGAAGAACCCGTCCTCCCCGGACAGGGACCGGTTCTATCTGAGCAAGGGGCACGCGGCGCCTCTCCTCTATGCCATCCTCGCGGAGGCGGGCTATTTCCCTGTCGAGGAGTTGATGACTCTCAGGAAGATGGGTTCCAGGCTTCAGGGACACCCGTCCATGGGAGTCCCGGGGGTCGAAGCTCCGGCTGGTTCCGAGGGAATCGGCCTCTCCCTCGGGGTGGGCACGGCCCTCGCGGCGAAGCTGGACAGGAAGAGCTACAGGACTTACGTGTTGATGGGGGACGGCGAACAGCAGGAGGGCCAGGTCTGGGAGGCAGCCATGAGCGCGTCGAAGTACAAGCTCGACAACCTTACCGCAATGATCGATAGGAACGGGATACAGCAGGACGGGCTGACCGAGCAGATCATGCCTCTGGAGCCTCTGGCCGCGAAGTGGAGGGCGTTCAACTGGAACGTCATCGAGGTCGACGGGTACGACTTCTCTCAGCTCCAGGACGGCTTCGACCTTGCGGCGAGCACGCGCAACAGGCCTACGGTGATAATCGCCCATACGGTGAAGGGAAAAGGAATTTCCTTCATGGAGTGGTCCCCCCACTACCACGGCACGGCGCCGACTAAGGACAAACTATCTTCGGTGCTGAGCGAGCTTAGGTGA